A genomic stretch from Acetobacter ascendens includes:
- a CDS encoding beta strand repeat-containing protein, translating to MPIITVVGASGNVQVTVDGAQNSVLYNQATDLSNQLNSVISTLDAQNLSAGDTTFSDSNKAGYGVITSAGSYRVAGNVDYLSIGSDASTQPGTALDGWVNVNAYGGTASSMTVLGGTNTGIAFRAGDQSGQFLAGSGDNLFEGNSLSTAGNWNIMTGNGDDTVNSGAGNNTISAGQGHNTIDLGSGMNYVHSDGQDTITATAGRQSVTLSGSSSTVQLSDNSLVVDANGSQQITVGGASTVTGGSLDYINFSGATGTVEGGQNSTISAAHGNLQTENTDSALINVSDDLTFIGGTGETTITAGHATIFGSNGLDIHVGASLQGSIDGAGANNLFVANDGNETLDGASSAFGFQAFGNNAGTTGTQTFIGGTASDTLVAGVGNATLEGGSGAANVFGFRNSVAGADYTIQDFGSAANNSVLLVDYDYTKASFQTDVLDKATHSGNNTTITLSDHSQITFVNVDTLNENQFSGLK from the coding sequence ATGCCGATTATCACGGTTGTCGGTGCGTCCGGTAATGTTCAGGTTACCGTAGACGGCGCACAGAATTCGGTCCTGTACAACCAGGCCACTGACCTGTCGAACCAGTTGAACTCAGTCATCAGCACTCTTGATGCACAGAATCTTTCTGCTGGGGACACAACCTTTAGCGATAGCAACAAGGCTGGCTATGGGGTTATTACCTCTGCAGGCTCTTACCGCGTTGCTGGTAATGTTGATTATCTGAGCATTGGTTCCGATGCCAGCACTCAGCCGGGTACGGCTCTTGATGGCTGGGTGAACGTTAATGCATATGGTGGCACAGCCTCCAGCATGACCGTTCTTGGCGGCACCAACACAGGTATTGCTTTCCGTGCAGGCGATCAGAGCGGCCAGTTCCTGGCTGGATCTGGTGACAACCTGTTCGAAGGCAACAGTCTGTCCACGGCAGGTAACTGGAACATCATGACCGGTAACGGTGATGACACAGTTAACAGTGGTGCTGGTAACAACACCATCTCTGCTGGCCAGGGCCACAACACGATCGATCTGGGTTCGGGCATGAACTATGTTCATTCCGATGGCCAGGACACCATTACAGCAACTGCTGGTCGTCAGAGCGTTACTCTGTCTGGCAGCAGCTCCACGGTTCAGTTGTCTGACAACTCCCTGGTTGTGGATGCCAATGGTAGCCAGCAGATCACGGTTGGTGGTGCTTCCACCGTTACCGGTGGTTCTCTGGATTACATCAACTTCTCCGGTGCTACAGGCACTGTTGAAGGTGGCCAGAACAGCACGATTTCCGCTGCTCATGGTAACCTGCAGACCGAAAACACCGATTCTGCACTGATCAACGTTTCCGACGATCTCACCTTTATTGGTGGCACGGGCGAAACCACCATTACGGCTGGTCACGCTACGATCTTCGGTTCCAACGGTCTGGATATCCATGTTGGTGCAAGCCTGCAGGGCTCTATCGATGGTGCTGGCGCGAACAACCTGTTCGTTGCAAATGATGGTAACGAAACGCTGGATGGTGCATCTTCTGCATTCGGGTTCCAGGCATTCGGTAACAACGCAGGCACAACAGGCACCCAGACCTTCATCGGTGGCACAGCTTCCGATACGCTGGTTGCTGGTGTAGGTAACGCCACCCTAGAAGGTGGTAGCGGTGCAGCTAACGTGTTCGGTTTCCGTAACAGCGTTGCCGGCGCAGATTACACCATTCAGGACTTTGGTAGCGCTGCTAACAACTCCGTTCTGCTGGTTGACTACGATTACACCAAAGCTTCTTTCCAGACAGACGTTCTGGATAAAGCAACACACAGCGGTAACAACACCACAATTACTCTGTCTGATCACAGCCAGATTACATTTGTGAATGTTGATACCCTGAACGAAAACCAGTTTTCTGGTCTGAAGTAA
- a CDS encoding glycosyltransferase produces the protein MPVPPSSLSESLSSLEDSPLFTPVVLIQNSTSGCENIPFLTWILKEAFFSGLLLVGSSLSIKETLNFSFNIHPSPFQLTFQAELPPAITHNNRVIYIAAQMWQATESIQHLLNTAPEGTLFLLEGIKDSPRAKSWEHLSTLFPAFTLPQGKGLGILATTEIASLFPLLTPDSRLSDTEKTTKCLLRERFAFAGDFWFNKALLTAAHTQINTLKQDLVQTRSHVFSQQMLTHHESDQSAQKIDSLQKALQQTRENEQALIKEKQELTERLTGFISTVKQREIYSQQQTDTLNNYIIGLSTYIESLKQTYSAYSQHIHDLWSRFAQEVLDRTEAQDALKTYLSTPSGVIRSIARALVKGVTVPYVPDLPHPPQLESPPQAPPAPPPVLLEHNSVTPLTFPDVPESAAIPALEQPLRSSEFNVLFVAGEPDSPGVNYRCIRNAAACSLAGFPAQWKSCADVGPDDINWADVMVLWRVEFSGHVDIMLRLAREQNIPVIFDTDDLTFIPSLARMDIIDGIRSIGATEERIETVFTDMQRTLLRTDIGFAPTDALADAMRVYQPVTYTVPNTYNAACLALSRKAYRMRQLNPAEQIIRIGYATGSRTHQKDFAQVSGVLARLLQEKPNLRLVLFRETGNHRPVLLMNEFPEFAPVRDQIEWRDMCTLPALPSELARFDISIAPLETQNPFCNAKSELKFFEAALAGVPSVVSPTAPFRQCVENGSTGLFATTPEEWETALRTLIENPDLRRSMARNAYHAALWHFGPQRQAILLGTIMESLKGEKQAAQTAEIQIARGNYMARNLPDIPDCSVLFVHDALQEANVTVIITSYNYESFILEALESVRLQTLPILDLVVVDDGSTDGSINLIKSWMEKQTARFNRLVLLQTNTNAGLGGARNCGVTYAETPFFLPLDADNRLLPHACETLVSATDELTAYAYPIIQQFGDPAQHPTLGQEPFRPMQLVAGNYIDAMALVAKWAWAAAGGYYVRRDAMGWEDYDLWCTMAEYGLRGTHVPEVLAEYRVHQTSMTNNVTEKMAHKQRVVSLVEARHPWIRLVQKSAKQREVTTS, from the coding sequence ATGCCTGTACCGCCTTCTTCGCTTTCAGAATCTCTCTCATCATTGGAAGATTCTCCGCTTTTCACGCCCGTTGTGCTCATACAAAACAGTACATCTGGATGTGAAAACATACCCTTCCTGACATGGATTCTTAAGGAGGCGTTTTTTAGTGGATTATTATTGGTTGGAAGCAGCCTTTCCATTAAGGAAACTCTGAATTTTAGCTTTAATATTCACCCCTCACCATTCCAACTCACCTTTCAGGCAGAGTTGCCACCTGCAATCACACATAACAATCGAGTTATTTATATAGCTGCGCAAATGTGGCAGGCGACTGAATCCATTCAGCATCTTCTAAATACCGCCCCAGAAGGTACTCTTTTTCTTCTAGAAGGCATAAAAGACTCGCCACGAGCAAAATCGTGGGAGCACCTTTCCACTCTCTTCCCTGCCTTTACACTTCCACAAGGAAAAGGATTGGGAATTCTGGCAACGACAGAGATTGCCAGCCTGTTTCCCCTGCTCACACCGGATTCCCGCCTTTCGGATACGGAAAAAACCACCAAGTGCTTGCTACGTGAACGCTTCGCTTTTGCTGGAGACTTCTGGTTCAACAAAGCACTTCTAACGGCTGCCCATACCCAGATAAATACACTCAAACAGGACCTGGTACAAACGCGCAGTCATGTTTTCTCACAACAAATGCTGACGCATCATGAGAGCGACCAAAGCGCACAGAAAATCGACTCACTTCAAAAAGCTCTTCAACAAACTCGGGAAAACGAACAAGCTCTTATTAAAGAAAAACAAGAGCTTACAGAACGCTTAACTGGCTTTATCAGCACAGTAAAACAGAGAGAAATTTATTCTCAGCAACAAACGGATACTCTTAACAACTACATAATTGGCCTAAGTACATATATAGAATCCTTAAAACAAACGTACTCTGCTTACTCCCAGCACATTCATGATCTATGGAGCCGGTTTGCGCAGGAGGTTCTTGATCGGACTGAAGCGCAAGATGCGCTTAAAACGTATCTTTCAACCCCTTCGGGCGTTATTCGTTCTATTGCACGTGCATTAGTAAAAGGGGTGACTGTTCCCTACGTTCCAGATCTGCCTCACCCCCCACAACTAGAATCCCCTCCGCAGGCCCCTCCGGCTCCGCCACCAGTCTTGCTGGAGCACAACTCCGTTACACCGCTTACTTTTCCTGATGTTCCAGAATCTGCTGCAATTCCTGCCCTTGAACAACCTTTACGGTCTTCTGAATTCAATGTTCTTTTTGTTGCAGGTGAGCCCGACTCCCCCGGCGTAAATTACCGCTGTATCCGCAATGCCGCTGCCTGCTCTCTTGCGGGCTTTCCCGCACAATGGAAGAGCTGCGCAGACGTTGGCCCCGATGATATCAATTGGGCTGATGTGATGGTTCTATGGCGTGTTGAATTCAGCGGCCATGTAGACATTATGCTGCGGCTGGCACGGGAACAAAACATACCTGTTATTTTTGATACAGATGATCTCACGTTTATTCCTAGCCTTGCGCGTATGGATATTATTGATGGCATACGCAGTATTGGCGCCACGGAAGAACGGATAGAAACTGTTTTTACAGATATGCAGCGCACCCTTTTGCGCACAGATATTGGCTTTGCCCCAACAGACGCCTTAGCAGATGCCATGCGGGTTTATCAGCCCGTTACTTATACTGTACCTAATACCTATAATGCAGCATGCTTGGCCCTAAGCCGCAAAGCGTATCGTATGCGTCAGCTTAACCCTGCTGAACAGATTATTCGTATTGGCTACGCAACAGGCTCCCGCACGCACCAGAAAGACTTTGCTCAGGTAAGCGGTGTTCTTGCACGCTTGTTACAGGAAAAACCCAACCTTCGGCTTGTACTGTTTCGTGAAACAGGAAACCATCGCCCCGTTCTGCTCATGAACGAGTTTCCTGAATTCGCACCCGTGCGTGATCAGATAGAATGGCGAGATATGTGCACCTTACCTGCTCTTCCTTCTGAACTAGCCCGTTTTGATATTTCAATTGCGCCACTGGAAACACAGAATCCATTCTGTAACGCCAAAAGTGAATTAAAATTCTTTGAAGCCGCTTTAGCTGGTGTGCCATCAGTTGTTTCACCAACAGCCCCCTTTCGCCAATGTGTTGAAAATGGCAGCACCGGTTTGTTCGCTACAACACCGGAAGAGTGGGAAACCGCACTACGCACGCTTATTGAAAACCCAGATTTGCGCCGCAGTATGGCGCGAAATGCGTATCATGCTGCCCTGTGGCACTTCGGCCCACAACGCCAAGCCATTCTCCTAGGCACCATTATGGAAAGCTTGAAGGGAGAAAAGCAGGCAGCCCAAACTGCTGAAATACAGATTGCACGCGGAAATTACATGGCGCGCAATCTACCAGATATTCCAGATTGCAGCGTACTGTTCGTGCATGATGCTCTGCAAGAAGCAAACGTTACCGTTATTATTACATCTTATAACTACGAAAGCTTTATTCTTGAGGCACTAGAATCCGTTCGACTGCAAACCCTCCCAATCCTTGATTTAGTTGTTGTTGACGATGGTTCTACAGATGGATCAATCAACCTGATCAAAAGCTGGATGGAAAAACAGACAGCGCGCTTTAATCGCCTCGTTCTGCTTCAAACCAATACCAATGCGGGGTTGGGCGGCGCACGTAACTGTGGTGTTACCTACGCTGAAACCCCATTCTTTTTGCCCTTAGATGCAGATAATCGGCTTTTGCCACATGCATGTGAAACACTTGTAAGCGCCACAGATGAATTAACAGCTTACGCCTACCCAATTATTCAGCAATTTGGAGATCCTGCCCAACACCCAACGTTAGGCCAAGAACCTTTCCGCCCCATGCAACTGGTCGCGGGAAATTATATTGATGCCATGGCTCTGGTAGCCAAATGGGCATGGGCTGCCGCTGGTGGTTACTATGTAAGGCGGGATGCAATGGGGTGGGAGGATTATGATCTCTGGTGTACCATGGCCGAATATGGTTTGCGGGGCACCCATGTGCCGGAAGTGCTGGCTGAATATCGCGTACACCAAACATCTATGACCAATAATGTAACGGAAAAGATGGCGCATAAACAGCGCGTCGTCTCATTAGTAGAAGCACGTCACCCGTGGATCAGACTGGTGCAAAAAAGCGCCAAGCAGCGTGAGGTCACAACAAGCTAA
- a CDS encoding glycosyltransferase, translating to MAYSELPCDTPEKQQSTEEALTASYRASMRIQAMRMDGIAHEASYLRHELSQSQHQLSIWQHTLSWRLTAPLRVVRHLSKGQLPTGRKISDVYHRLQEIYQDEGVAGVRFRISHRLARSSVGRAAERLFERKAAKGNATVDNGTKKNTSILTHEEKINQVYSAKVSQERLKNFTPRILIIAELSLRQCAKYRVWQKEEQLRSLGWLVEVVDWRETEEALSALQVCTEVIFYRVPAFPAVETLLKETRRLELSPWWEVDDLIFSAEDYKQNGNLATLDKQEQEELLFGVRLFRKCLLSCDKAIASTRVLAQAMQKAGIQHTVVIENALDQQTLDVVVAIRQEGVPQHDTQREIRIVYGSGTRTHDADFKLAAAGILAAMQADARLTLHIIGDLTLPSEFDSLGERVHTQTGLDYAAYMKLLAQADITIAPLEPTIFNDAKSNIKFLEAAVLSLPVICSPRDAFMQIVQEGKNGLVAQTDTEWRDAILKLAADSTLRSTIGDQARNDVLDHYSPEAIVKNQVLPAFGKPDVQQAIELRILCANIYYEPRSFGGATFVAEEMTRQLQQQENTKVAVFTSRPALPERGKSSIRYCMENTDILGVTTPPDHDSVAGLDNTDATQAFKKWVEAFRPSVVHFHATQGLGLGCVRVCMEKNIPYVITLHDAWWLCERQFMVKADGHYCFQEKINLHTCQLCVPHARHLAERQVLMTTAMQHAALLLTPSAEHRALFIANGVPADKIRVNRNGFLWPKSPHTPRAAGQKLRFGYVGGTEEIKGYSLVKRAFETLKRDDWELVIVDNKLNLGIKSVYTGAWKTQGQVSTIPAYTRETIDEFFNSIDVLLFPSQWKESYGLTVREALSRDVWVISTAPGGQAEDIEDGVNGTLIPIDGRPETLHMAVENLLDTPGFMQGYVNPNKATLATFEQQSAELGNWLHEVAQVSG from the coding sequence ATGGCGTATTCTGAACTACCGTGTGACACGCCTGAAAAGCAACAATCTACCGAAGAAGCTCTTACTGCCAGTTATCGGGCCAGTATGCGTATTCAGGCTATGCGCATGGACGGCATAGCTCATGAAGCATCTTACCTTCGGCATGAACTTTCACAGTCACAACATCAGCTTAGCATCTGGCAGCATACGTTATCTTGGCGTCTTACGGCCCCGTTAAGGGTGGTCCGGCATTTAAGTAAAGGGCAGTTGCCTACCGGCCGAAAGATCTCGGATGTTTATCATAGACTACAAGAAATTTATCAGGATGAAGGTGTAGCAGGGGTAAGGTTTCGTATCTCTCACCGCTTGGCGCGTTCATCTGTTGGACGTGCTGCCGAGCGTCTATTTGAGCGTAAAGCTGCCAAGGGGAATGCAACTGTTGATAATGGCACCAAGAAAAACACAAGTATTTTAACGCATGAAGAAAAAATAAATCAGGTTTATTCTGCAAAGGTTAGTCAAGAACGCTTAAAAAATTTTACGCCTCGAATCCTTATTATTGCAGAACTATCTTTGCGCCAATGTGCCAAATATCGCGTTTGGCAGAAAGAAGAGCAGCTACGGTCTTTAGGGTGGCTTGTAGAGGTTGTTGATTGGCGAGAAACAGAAGAAGCACTTTCAGCTCTTCAAGTGTGCACTGAGGTTATTTTTTACCGTGTTCCCGCGTTTCCTGCGGTTGAAACGCTTCTTAAGGAAACAAGGCGGTTAGAGCTTTCCCCTTGGTGGGAAGTGGATGATCTTATTTTTTCTGCGGAAGATTATAAGCAGAATGGCAATCTGGCCACGTTGGATAAACAGGAGCAAGAAGAGCTTCTTTTTGGCGTTCGGCTTTTTCGTAAATGTTTGTTGTCTTGCGATAAGGCTATCGCTTCTACACGTGTGCTGGCCCAGGCAATGCAAAAAGCCGGCATTCAGCACACTGTCGTTATAGAAAACGCTCTGGATCAGCAGACTTTGGATGTGGTGGTGGCCATTCGGCAGGAAGGCGTACCTCAGCATGATACGCAGCGCGAGATACGCATTGTTTATGGTTCAGGCACACGTACGCATGATGCCGATTTTAAGTTGGCAGCAGCCGGTATTCTTGCTGCTATGCAAGCAGATGCGCGGCTGACACTGCATATTATTGGAGATCTTACTCTGCCATCAGAGTTTGATTCGTTGGGTGAGCGTGTCCATACCCAAACGGGGCTGGATTATGCAGCTTATATGAAGTTGTTGGCACAGGCCGATATTACGATCGCGCCGTTAGAACCCACGATTTTCAATGATGCCAAAAGCAATATCAAGTTTCTGGAAGCAGCCGTTTTAAGTCTGCCAGTGATCTGCTCGCCGCGTGATGCGTTTATGCAGATTGTGCAAGAAGGTAAAAATGGGCTTGTTGCGCAGACCGATACAGAATGGCGCGATGCTATTTTAAAGCTAGCGGCAGATAGCACATTACGAAGCACAATTGGCGATCAAGCGCGTAACGATGTTCTGGACCACTACAGCCCAGAAGCCATTGTGAAAAATCAGGTTTTGCCAGCATTTGGCAAACCGGATGTTCAGCAGGCAATAGAACTACGTATTTTATGTGCAAATATTTATTATGAGCCACGCTCATTTGGCGGTGCAACATTTGTTGCGGAAGAAATGACACGCCAGCTTCAGCAGCAAGAAAACACAAAGGTGGCGGTGTTTACTTCGCGCCCAGCTTTACCGGAACGTGGAAAATCCAGCATTCGCTATTGTATGGAAAATACAGATATTCTGGGTGTGACTACGCCCCCAGATCATGATTCCGTAGCCGGGTTGGATAATACCGATGCCACGCAGGCTTTTAAAAAGTGGGTAGAGGCATTTCGTCCTTCAGTTGTGCATTTTCACGCAACACAAGGGTTAGGGCTGGGCTGTGTAAGGGTATGTATGGAAAAAAATATTCCTTACGTCATCACTCTACATGATGCCTGGTGGCTATGTGAACGGCAGTTCATGGTAAAAGCCGATGGACATTATTGCTTCCAAGAAAAAATCAATCTGCACACGTGTCAGCTTTGTGTGCCTCATGCACGGCATTTGGCTGAACGTCAGGTATTGATGACAACGGCCATGCAACATGCGGCATTGCTGCTGACCCCTAGTGCCGAACACCGTGCGCTTTTTATTGCGAATGGAGTTCCAGCAGACAAAATTCGCGTTAACCGGAACGGGTTTTTGTGGCCAAAATCTCCTCATACGCCACGAGCAGCAGGCCAAAAGCTGCGGTTTGGCTATGTTGGAGGTACGGAAGAAATAAAAGGATATTCTCTTGTAAAACGTGCCTTTGAAACGCTAAAACGAGATGATTGGGAACTGGTTATCGTTGATAACAAGCTTAATCTTGGTATCAAATCTGTTTACACAGGGGCATGGAAAACACAGGGGCAGGTTTCCACCATTCCTGCCTATACGCGTGAGACGATAGACGAGTTTTTCAATAGCATTGATGTGCTTCTGTTTCCTTCACAGTGGAAGGAAAGCTATGGCTTGACTGTGCGTGAAGCATTATCGCGCGATGTATGGGTGATATCTACGGCTCCAGGTGGGCAGGCAGAGGATATTGAGGATGGGGTGAATGGCACCCTTATCCCTATAGATGGCAGGCCCGAAACCTTGCATATGGCGGTAGAGAATCTTCTGGATACACCCGGATTTATGCAGGGCTATGTAAACCCCAACAAGGCTACTCTTGCCACGTTTGAACAGCAAAGCGCAGAACTGGGAAACTGGTTGCACGAAGTGGCGCAAGTCTCAGGCTAA